A portion of the Candidatus Nitrosotenuis aquarius genome contains these proteins:
- a CDS encoding DMT family transporter, with product MSIVMEIQKVNTILSRFYKIKSVSTMGFVVAIIAAALSSLPDVISKPIIDPTVSGVVPTDPLFVVFIMYMVTGAVFSPISKLQKPKNPIKKSSYFILIIYGVASACSTLAFSYGLKETSATNASILANSEIVFTVLIGMIMYKEYLAKKEILPFVLIAAGAIFMPIGSDIYEHKFEFTKFVFGDAMVLLSGFIYCICTFIAKHAGTVNTAKVVQVMSLSGAGMCFALMLATDAPFVIGMSDLSLLSFVGVAGIGGSVLFFVLAVRLIGAVRTILVYSSSTAFGIVYSGVYLLESVNIFTISSIVIVAVGLYRLRYKLAA from the coding sequence TTGTCTATTGTAATGGAAATCCAAAAAGTCAATACAATTCTTTCCAGATTCTACAAAATCAAATCTGTTAGTACTATGGGGTTTGTGGTTGCAATAATTGCCGCAGCTTTGTCTTCACTACCTGATGTTATTTCAAAGCCAATCATTGATCCAACCGTTTCTGGAGTTGTTCCTACTGATCCTCTGTTTGTGGTGTTCATAATGTATATGGTTACTGGGGCAGTTTTTTCACCCATCTCAAAATTACAAAAACCAAAAAATCCCATCAAAAAGTCATCCTATTTTATTTTGATCATATATGGCGTTGCCTCTGCCTGCTCTACTCTGGCGTTTTCATATGGACTAAAAGAAACAAGTGCTACTAATGCATCAATTCTGGCAAACAGTGAGATCGTCTTTACTGTGCTAATTGGAATGATAATGTACAAAGAATATCTTGCAAAAAAAGAGATACTCCCGTTTGTCCTAATTGCCGCAGGTGCAATCTTTATGCCGATTGGCTCTGATATTTATGAACACAAGTTTGAATTTACAAAATTTGTCTTTGGTGATGCCATGGTTTTGCTTTCAGGATTTATCTATTGTATTTGCACATTTATTGCAAAACATGCAGGTACTGTCAATACCGCAAAAGTAGTACAAGTAATGTCCTTGTCTGGTGCAGGCATGTGTTTTGCATTGATGTTGGCAACCGACGCACCATTTGTAATAGGAATGTCAGATCTTTCGTTGCTGTCCTTTGTAGGCGTGGCGGGAATAGGGGGCAGTGTTTTGTTCTTTGTTCTTGCCGTACGACTAATTGGGGCGGTTCGAACCATATTGGTTTATTCATCAAGCACTGCTTTTGGCATTGTATACTCTGGCGTCTATCTCTTGGAATCAGTAAACATATTCACTATTTCTTCTATAGTGATAGTGGCTGTGGGGTTATACCGACTTAGATACAAACTAGCAGCTTGA
- a CDS encoding response regulator transcription factor translates to MVTAIVVDDDIDTVDVFCDYLEIKNVQVVGRGYNGKMAVELYQAHKPDVVFLDLMMPEYDGIYALENIRKISPEAKIVIVTADLRDETATKLSKLKPTRVFIKPYDIEKISQIISNIN, encoded by the coding sequence ATGGTCACAGCCATAGTAGTAGACGATGATATTGACACCGTAGACGTATTTTGCGATTATCTGGAGATAAAAAATGTCCAAGTCGTAGGGCGCGGATACAACGGAAAGATGGCAGTAGAGCTGTATCAGGCCCACAAGCCAGACGTGGTGTTCTTGGATCTGATGATGCCGGAATATGACGGAATTTACGCTCTTGAAAATATTCGGAAAATAAGCCCAGAGGCAAAAATTGTCATAGTCACTGCAGATTTGAGGGATGAGACTGCCACAAAACTAAGCAAGCTCAAGCCAACTCGTGTATTTATCAAGCCATACGATATTGAAAAAATAAGCCAGATTATCTCAAATATCAATTAA
- a CDS encoding transcriptional regulator, with amino-acid sequence MTGLDRLFAKSLDAVIRENLGSRTVQKIENRLFEKFGITLTESLEQFQKLDSVLREYFGAAADGLEQKFLKSVCTVSFANDETWLVIDNPVLTGVILGSFGDDDKKKILGALNGNPLIVSQIIDLCSIAQTSGYRKVNALIDDGLLVPSGYITTNDGKKVSKYRSVFDNIKIDIVKNKITVSLRLAKEDIGSSTILAVCTQA; translated from the coding sequence ATGACCGGATTGGACAGACTTTTTGCAAAGTCGCTAGACGCCGTCATCCGGGAAAATCTTGGCAGCAGAACCGTGCAAAAGATAGAAAATAGACTGTTTGAGAAATTTGGAATCACACTTACCGAATCCTTGGAACAGTTCCAAAAACTAGATTCTGTATTGCGCGAATACTTTGGCGCTGCGGCAGACGGTCTTGAGCAAAAATTCCTCAAAAGCGTTTGCACAGTCAGCTTTGCAAACGATGAGACTTGGCTAGTAATCGACAACCCTGTTCTGACTGGAGTGATACTGGGTTCATTTGGAGATGATGACAAAAAGAAGATTCTTGGCGCATTAAACGGCAACCCGCTTATAGTGTCTCAGATCATAGACCTGTGCAGCATTGCGCAGACTTCGGGATACCGAAAGGTAAACGCCCTAATTGACGATGGACTGCTTGTACCGTCTGGCTACATCACAACAAACGACGGCAAAAAGGTCTCAAAGTACCGCTCTGTCTTTGACAATATCAAAATAGATATCGTCAAAAACAAGATTACAGTGTCGCTTCGCCTGGCAAAAGAAGACATTGGCAGTAGCACAATTCTGGCTGTCTGCACTCAGGCATAA
- a CDS encoding MBL fold metallo-hydrolase, whose amino-acid sequence MTKTGIVCKIDGKTINLDPKTAAQNCVNFVSHAHSDHLPSGNSGLVLATRETREIASLRGRTLANHVEHLDDFRLYDSGHILGARGALFHDIFYTGDICTRDRGFLKGATIPKCHTLIMECTFGKPEFVFPKIDETVKKVNELISELYHKGKPVILMGYQLGKAQTISNLFGHWEPLYYHDSVKEMNLLHNRLGVPLKEAMGHTEAESKGLLNKKPWVMVCPLMSENNPFLKQMKTKYGAVTVGFSGWAKSNVSFGRKSDYSIPLSDHCDYSELLDLVKKTGAQKIYTIHGFVDEFASDLVRLGYDAQPLHEISLDEFF is encoded by the coding sequence ATGACAAAGACAGGAATTGTTTGCAAAATAGATGGCAAGACCATAAACTTGGATCCAAAGACTGCCGCGCAAAACTGTGTGAATTTTGTGTCTCATGCCCACTCGGACCATCTGCCTAGCGGCAATAGTGGACTGGTCCTGGCAACTCGGGAAACAAGGGAGATTGCAAGCCTTAGGGGGCGAACACTGGCAAATCATGTTGAACACCTAGATGACTTTAGGCTATATGACTCTGGCCACATTTTGGGCGCAAGAGGGGCGCTGTTCCATGACATTTTCTATACTGGTGATATCTGCACTAGGGATAGGGGCTTTCTCAAGGGTGCTACAATACCAAAATGCCACACACTTATCATGGAATGCACCTTTGGCAAACCAGAATTTGTCTTTCCAAAAATAGACGAGACAGTAAAAAAAGTAAACGAGCTGATATCGGAATTGTACCACAAGGGCAAACCCGTGATATTGATGGGTTATCAGCTTGGCAAGGCCCAGACAATATCAAATCTCTTTGGACACTGGGAGCCGTTGTACTATCATGATTCTGTAAAAGAGATGAATCTGCTTCACAATCGCTTGGGTGTTCCACTCAAAGAAGCAATGGGCCACACCGAAGCCGAGTCAAAGGGATTGCTTAACAAAAAGCCATGGGTAATGGTGTGCCCACTCATGTCTGAGAACAATCCGTTTCTCAAGCAAATGAAGACAAAATACGGCGCAGTCACAGTCGGGTTTTCGGGTTGGGCAAAGTCAAACGTGTCATTTGGCAGAAAATCAGACTATTCCATCCCATTATCTGATCACTGCGATTACTCTGAATTGCTAGATTTGGTCAAAAAGACAGGCGCCCAGAAAATCTATACAATTCATGGCTTTGTTGACGAGTTTGCATCCGATCTAGTCAGGCTTGGATATGACGCCCAACCTCTACATGAAATCTCTCTTGACGAGTTTTTCTGA
- a CDS encoding hemerythrin domain-containing protein: MATESLRKDHDLIEKLVKAMEVTLELLKSGKKIPESILMPTIDFTKNFTDVCHHGKEEESLFPALGQAGMPTNMGPIAVMLMEHEITRKIATHMEGSAKEYLASGAADALIADISQYIEHMGQHLWKENNRLFMMAEMRLSGVSDKVNAELGAVEKKKLDLLGKSRQDYENLVQGIQSEISKIN, encoded by the coding sequence ATGGCAACTGAGTCGCTGCGCAAGGACCACGACCTAATAGAAAAACTAGTCAAGGCAATGGAAGTCACACTAGAATTGCTCAAGTCCGGCAAAAAAATCCCAGAATCGATTCTGATGCCGACAATAGATTTTACAAAAAATTTTACGGATGTGTGCCATCATGGAAAGGAAGAGGAATCACTCTTTCCGGCACTGGGGCAGGCAGGCATGCCAACAAACATGGGCCCAATTGCCGTAATGCTAATGGAACACGAAATTACGCGCAAAATAGCAACCCACATGGAGGGCTCTGCCAAAGAATACCTTGCTTCTGGGGCTGCAGATGCACTAATCGCTGATATCTCGCAATACATAGAACACATGGGCCAGCACCTCTGGAAGGAAAACAACCGACTGTTCATGATGGCAGAAATGCGCCTCTCTGGAGTATCTGATAAGGTCAATGCCGAGCTTGGTGCCGTTGAGAAAAAAAAGCTCGACCTGCTTGGCAAGTCAAGGCAAGACTATGAAAATCTGGTGCAGGGAATCCAGTCGGAAATATCTAAAATAAATTAA
- a CDS encoding cupredoxin domain-containing protein: MTAADKFGIAISIGFTVALIAFAMSFSATGKSAPVAPIPAPSAPMPVDIPAPAEEAPEEMIVEETPVEVPEEEIPEEEAPVEETPEEVPTEEEPVMEEEHSEMVMSADVSIPEGSSTPGCEADNACYIEPEITVSVGATVTWTNDDTAAHTVTSGTPTDGPDGVFDSSIVMSGATFEHTFEEEGDYDYFCIVHPWMTGKVIVE, encoded by the coding sequence ATGACAGCCGCAGATAAATTCGGCATCGCCATTTCAATTGGATTTACTGTAGCTCTGATTGCCTTTGCCATGTCATTTTCGGCAACGGGCAAAAGTGCACCAGTGGCTCCAATTCCAGCACCATCAGCTCCAATGCCAGTAGACATTCCGGCACCAGCTGAGGAAGCTCCTGAAGAAATGATCGTTGAGGAGACTCCAGTAGAAGTACCTGAGGAAGAAATTCCTGAGGAAGAGGCTCCCGTAGAGGAAACACCTGAGGAAGTACCAACAGAGGAAGAACCAGTGATGGAAGAAGAACACTCTGAGATGGTAATGAGTGCAGACGTATCAATCCCAGAAGGATCATCGACTCCAGGATGTGAAGCAGACAATGCATGCTACATCGAACCAGAGATAACAGTAAGCGTTGGCGCAACAGTCACATGGACAAACGACGACACTGCAGCACACACCGTAACTAGTGGCACACCAACAGATGGACCAGACGGTGTCTTTGACAGCAGTATTGTCATGTCAGGTGCAACATTTGAGCACACCTTTGAGGAAGAAGGCGATTACGACTACTTTTGCATCGTCCATCCGTGGATGACAGGCAAAGTTATAGTGGAATAA
- a CDS encoding Lrp/AsnC ligand binding domain-containing protein, with protein sequence MSATAYVLINCDLGSEQRVIDQIKPLEGVREVKGVFGAYDILAKIETPTTEQLRETITWKIRKIDRIRSTLTLMGIEGQQ encoded by the coding sequence ATGAGTGCGACTGCCTATGTTCTGATCAACTGCGACTTGGGCTCTGAGCAAAGAGTAATTGATCAGATAAAGCCCCTGGAAGGGGTAAGAGAGGTCAAGGGAGTCTTTGGTGCATATGATATTTTGGCAAAAATAGAGACACCCACTACAGAACAACTCCGCGAGACAATAACTTGGAAGATCCGCAAAATAGACAGAATCCGCTCCACGTTGACATTGATGGGAATAGAAGGCCAGCAATAA
- the uvrC gene encoding excinuclease ABC subunit UvrC translates to MTLDIKKITIPSHPGIYLMKDADSKIIYIGKAKNLKNRVRSYFLKNQNYKTHKLVEKISEIEFVLTDNESEAFLLESNMIKQYRPMFNIELKDQQRYTYLRITDEQYPRLLVARRTRSGKFLGDGKVFGPFTSGSSKLLSIGSLRKTFKIRICKRLPKKACLEYHLGNCEAPCEFVQAQADYKKHVADLEAILRGRDLSAFTKSLEHEMVLASKNLEFERAQEIKDTLQRLGSLKTRQKMENATGSDEEYFGIVSSDQTAHIMTFKKINGVIRDSNKYSFDLIGDNTFANFLYQYYTTNQIPPVIITNQIPEDHALLEQMFAKTAGFPVKIISPKSGKRREMLDLIMRNIALVQSSGSEPGLVELKERLALPAIPKIIECFDISNHGTSYAVGSMSRFVNGRPDKSGYRKFKIKTVKGQDDFAMINEIVKRRYFRLDNENVQMPDLILIDGGRGQLGAAMSALESMAIRIPCASLAKENEEVYLPSQKEPIILPRQNQSLKILQHARDEAHRFGVAYNRSLRMPKSKFS, encoded by the coding sequence TTGACCCTAGACATTAAAAAAATCACCATTCCATCACACCCAGGAATTTATCTGATGAAGGACGCCGATTCCAAAATAATCTATATTGGAAAAGCAAAAAACCTCAAAAATAGAGTCAGGTCGTATTTTCTAAAAAACCAAAACTACAAGACACATAAGCTGGTTGAAAAAATTTCAGAAATAGAATTTGTCCTAACAGACAACGAATCAGAGGCGTTCTTGCTTGAATCAAACATGATAAAGCAATACAGGCCCATGTTCAATATCGAGCTCAAAGACCAGCAGAGATACACGTATCTGAGAATAACAGACGAGCAATACCCAAGATTACTGGTTGCAAGAAGAACCCGCAGTGGAAAATTCCTAGGAGACGGCAAGGTGTTTGGGCCATTTACCTCTGGCAGCTCCAAGCTTCTCAGCATCGGCTCGCTGCGAAAAACATTCAAGATCAGAATCTGCAAGAGACTGCCAAAAAAGGCGTGTCTAGAATACCATCTTGGAAATTGCGAGGCACCGTGCGAGTTTGTCCAGGCCCAAGCAGACTACAAAAAACATGTTGCAGACCTAGAGGCAATACTTCGGGGCAGAGACCTGAGCGCATTTACAAAAAGCCTAGAACATGAGATGGTACTTGCCTCAAAAAACCTCGAGTTTGAGCGCGCCCAAGAAATCAAAGACACCCTCCAAAGACTAGGCAGCCTCAAAACCAGGCAAAAGATGGAAAATGCGACAGGTTCTGATGAGGAATATTTTGGAATTGTATCATCTGATCAGACTGCCCACATTATGACTTTTAAGAAAATAAACGGAGTGATTCGCGACAGCAACAAATATTCCTTTGATTTGATTGGCGATAACACGTTTGCCAACTTCCTATACCAGTATTACACGACAAACCAGATTCCGCCAGTTATCATAACAAACCAGATCCCAGAAGACCATGCATTACTAGAGCAAATGTTTGCCAAGACAGCAGGATTTCCAGTCAAGATAATATCGCCAAAGTCAGGCAAGCGACGGGAAATGCTGGATTTAATAATGAGAAATATTGCCCTGGTGCAGTCAAGTGGCTCAGAGCCAGGCCTAGTCGAGCTAAAAGAAAGACTCGCACTGCCTGCCATACCCAAAATAATAGAATGCTTTGATATTTCAAATCACGGCACGTCATATGCAGTTGGCTCTATGTCGCGATTTGTCAACGGCAGGCCAGACAAGTCAGGATACCGAAAATTCAAGATAAAGACGGTAAAAGGTCAAGACGACTTTGCAATGATAAATGAGATAGTCAAGCGCCGGTATTTTAGGCTGGACAATGAAAACGTGCAAATGCCAGATCTCATATTAATTGACGGGGGGCGAGGCCAGCTTGGCGCCGCAATGTCTGCGCTGGAAAGCATGGCAATTAGAATTCCTTGCGCATCGCTTGCCAAAGAAAACGAAGAGGTGTACCTGCCCAGCCAAAAAGAGCCAATCATTCTACCAAGGCAAAACCAGTCACTGAAAATCCTGCAACATGCGCGAGATGAGGCCCACAGGTTTGGCGTGGCATACAACAGATCTCTGCGTATGCCAAAATCCAAATTTTCTTAA
- the uvrA gene encoding excinuclease ABC subunit UvrA, which yields MHDKLKIRGARHHNLKNLNLDIPKNKLVVISGLSGSGKSTLAFDTIYAEGQRRYVESLSAYARQFLEMMDKPDVDSIEGLSPAISIQQKTTSKNPRSTVGTTTEIYDYLRLLYARIGIPHCVKCGRKISNQSVESICESIFKDFDEKQVLILAPLIQRKKGTYEKLFEQMKKDGYSRARVDGQVILLEDEIPPLDRQKWHNIEIVVDRLRASKAEKSRLFEAIQTALKAAKGSVLVSADKDEKMFSQNNACPYCGLTVGEIEPRTFSFNSPFGSCKACHGLGVKMEFDEDLVIPDKTKSILDGAIIPWSGRFSAFRKQELRAVGKKFGFDLMTPINKLKPEHLRVILHGTDQRINFHYESQTTDSHWAYTNSFEGVLNNLQRVFMGTDSESKRDWLKQFMRDIPCNVCDGKKLKPEALAVKINDKGIFEVCDLSIDDCYEFFKEIKLTDTEKYIAKDVLKEITERLEFLRNVGLNYLTLNRQSSTLSGGESQRIRLATQIGSNLTGVLYVLDEPTIGLHQRDNARLIKTLVKLRDLDNTVIVVEHDEEVIKNADWIVDLGPGAGIHGGEVVFEGTVPQIMNNHKSVTGDYLKDKNLIRLADKKRNQIGTITITGAAENNLKDITVDIPLGLLVTVTGVSGSGKSTLVNEILLKALSSYFYKTNERPGKHKSIEGTTLIDKVIAIDQSPIGRTPRSNPATYIGAFTPIRELFANTESSKERGYTPGQFSFNVADGRCFACEGDGVKKIEMQFLSDVYVRCDECKGKRYNSETLSVLYKGKNISDVLDMTVEEALVFFENIPKIKRILQTIFDVGLGYIKLGQSSTTLSGGEAQRVKLASELAKRDTGKTMYILDEPTTGLHFADVQKLLDVLNRLVNLGNTIVVIEHNMDVIKNSDWIIDLGPEGGDKGGRVIATGTPAQVAANSKSYTGQYLKKILN from the coding sequence ATGCACGATAAGCTAAAGATTCGAGGTGCGCGCCATCACAACCTCAAGAACCTAAACTTGGACATACCAAAAAACAAGCTAGTAGTGATATCTGGACTGTCTGGTTCTGGCAAGTCCACTTTGGCCTTTGACACAATTTATGCAGAAGGACAGAGAAGATACGTAGAATCACTATCAGCATATGCAAGGCAATTCCTAGAAATGATGGACAAGCCGGATGTCGATTCCATAGAAGGGCTGTCGCCTGCCATATCCATACAACAAAAGACGACATCAAAAAATCCCCGCTCTACTGTCGGCACCACTACGGAAATCTATGATTACCTGAGGTTGCTATACGCAAGAATCGGAATTCCGCATTGTGTCAAATGCGGCAGGAAAATCTCAAACCAGTCAGTAGAGTCAATTTGCGAATCCATCTTCAAGGATTTTGATGAAAAGCAGGTACTGATTTTGGCTCCGCTAATCCAGAGAAAAAAAGGAACGTACGAAAAACTGTTCGAGCAGATGAAAAAGGACGGCTATTCCCGAGCCAGAGTGGACGGCCAAGTAATTCTATTGGAGGATGAAATCCCACCACTTGACAGGCAGAAATGGCACAATATCGAAATTGTAGTAGACAGACTCAGGGCATCAAAGGCAGAAAAAAGCAGGCTCTTTGAGGCAATCCAGACTGCGCTAAAGGCTGCCAAGGGCTCAGTCTTGGTATCAGCTGACAAGGACGAAAAGATGTTTTCCCAGAATAATGCATGTCCATATTGCGGATTAACAGTTGGCGAAATAGAGCCTAGGACGTTTTCATTCAACTCGCCGTTTGGCTCCTGCAAGGCGTGCCATGGCCTTGGAGTCAAAATGGAGTTTGATGAAGATTTGGTGATTCCAGACAAGACAAAATCGATTCTGGATGGTGCAATCATTCCATGGAGTGGGAGATTTTCCGCATTCAGAAAGCAGGAATTGCGTGCAGTTGGAAAAAAATTCGGCTTTGATCTGATGACTCCAATTAACAAGCTAAAGCCGGAACATCTCCGGGTTATTTTACATGGGACTGACCAGAGAATAAACTTCCATTATGAATCACAGACAACGGATTCACACTGGGCCTATACTAATTCATTTGAAGGCGTACTGAATAATTTGCAGCGAGTCTTCATGGGGACTGATTCCGAGTCAAAGCGAGACTGGCTAAAGCAGTTCATGCGAGACATCCCGTGTAATGTATGTGATGGCAAAAAGCTAAAGCCAGAAGCACTTGCAGTCAAGATAAACGACAAGGGAATTTTTGAAGTATGTGATCTGTCCATAGACGACTGCTACGAGTTTTTCAAAGAAATCAAATTAACGGACACTGAAAAATATATTGCAAAAGACGTTCTCAAGGAAATAACAGAAAGACTGGAATTTCTGCGAAACGTAGGCCTCAACTATCTGACACTAAACAGGCAAAGCTCGACCCTATCAGGCGGGGAATCGCAGAGAATCAGGCTTGCAACCCAGATTGGCTCTAATCTCACAGGCGTACTGTATGTGCTGGACGAGCCAACAATAGGCCTGCATCAGCGCGACAATGCCAGATTAATCAAAACACTAGTCAAGCTTAGGGACTTGGACAATACAGTAATAGTAGTAGAGCACGACGAGGAGGTAATCAAAAACGCAGACTGGATAGTGGATTTGGGCCCAGGCGCAGGAATTCACGGCGGTGAGGTGGTCTTTGAGGGAACTGTTCCGCAGATAATGAACAACCACAAGTCAGTCACTGGAGACTATCTCAAGGACAAAAACCTCATCAGACTAGCAGACAAGAAGAGAAACCAAATTGGAACAATAACCATCACGGGCGCTGCAGAAAACAACCTCAAAGACATTACAGTAGACATACCACTAGGACTGCTAGTTACTGTGACTGGGGTTTCAGGCTCTGGCAAGTCAACCCTAGTAAATGAGATTCTGCTAAAGGCACTGTCGTCATATTTTTACAAGACAAACGAGAGGCCTGGCAAGCATAAGTCCATTGAAGGAACCACTCTAATTGACAAGGTAATTGCAATAGACCAGTCCCCAATTGGGCGCACCCCAAGATCAAACCCTGCAACATACATTGGCGCATTCACTCCAATTAGGGAATTGTTTGCAAATACCGAGTCATCAAAAGAGAGAGGGTACACGCCAGGACAATTCTCGTTTAATGTTGCAGACGGTAGATGCTTTGCGTGTGAGGGAGACGGCGTCAAAAAAATAGAGATGCAGTTTTTATCAGACGTATACGTTCGATGCGACGAATGTAAGGGCAAACGATACAATTCCGAGACTCTCTCTGTATTGTACAAGGGCAAAAACATCTCTGATGTCCTTGATATGACAGTAGAGGAAGCACTGGTATTTTTTGAAAACATTCCTAAAATAAAGCGAATTTTGCAGACAATATTTGATGTTGGTCTAGGCTACATCAAGCTGGGCCAGTCATCTACCACACTATCAGGCGGCGAAGCCCAGCGTGTCAAGTTGGCATCAGAGCTGGCAAAGCGCGACACCGGCAAGACGATGTATATTTTAGACGAGCCAACCACCGGCCTGCACTTTGCTGACGTGCAAAAGCTGCTCGATGTTCTAAACAGGCTGGTAAACCTTGGAAACACCATAGTGGTAATAGAGCACAACATGGATGTAATCAAAAATTCCGACTGGATAATAGACCTAGGGCCAGAGGGAGGAGACAAGGGCGGCAGAGTAATTGCGACTGGGACTCCGGCCCAGGTTGCCGCAAATTCTAAAAGCTATACAGGGCAATACCTCAAAAAGATCCTAAATTGA
- the uvrB gene encoding excinuclease ABC subunit UvrB, producing the protein MQVQSYQISSEFEPTGDQPEAIEKLVQGVQKGKVQTLLGVTGSGKTFTVANVIAKTGKNTLVISHNKTLAAQLYSELKQFFPKNNVGYFVSYYDYYQPESYIAQTDTYIEKDTEINEKIEKMRLEATAMLLSGEPTIIVATVSCIYSLGNPKDWEEMATTIKAGAQMSRSELIRRLVNARYERNDTTIAPGNFRVKGDTLDVIPAYSQDLVRISMFGDEIEKISILDNVSLKEKRRTNSIKIFPAKHYLIADDVRARAVKSIREELKMRLPELNELEQQRLEMRTKFDLEMIEELGYCSGIENYSRHFDGRAPGQQAFCLLDFFGNDYLLVIDESHVTIPQLHGMYGGDHTRKKSLIDYGFRLPSAFDNRPLKFEEFEKYIKNTIFVSATPSAYEKELSYQIVEQLVRPTGLVDPQVEVRPTKNQMDDLISEIKKRIEKNQRVLVTTLTKRMAEDLAEYLAKKEVRVRYLHSEIEGLQRTELIRQLRLGDFDVLVGINLLREGLDIPEVALVAILDADKEGFLRNFTSLIQTFGRAARNADGSVIMYADTTTKSMKQAMEETARRRTKQLEYNKIHNITPRTIIKSIPEQVAALDDLKNKTQHDLSREIIEIETQMKKYAEELDFENAIACRDRLRRIQVELEKKNAR; encoded by the coding sequence TTGCAGGTACAGTCATACCAAATATCATCAGAGTTTGAGCCAACAGGCGACCAGCCAGAGGCAATAGAAAAACTAGTCCAGGGAGTGCAAAAAGGCAAGGTCCAGACATTGCTTGGGGTGACCGGCTCGGGCAAGACATTCACGGTTGCAAACGTAATTGCAAAAACCGGCAAAAACACCCTTGTAATATCGCACAACAAGACACTTGCAGCACAACTATATTCAGAGCTAAAACAGTTTTTCCCAAAGAATAATGTCGGCTATTTTGTATCATACTATGACTATTACCAGCCTGAAAGCTATATTGCGCAAACCGACACATACATCGAAAAAGACACCGAAATCAACGAGAAAATTGAAAAAATGAGACTAGAGGCAACTGCCATGCTCTTGTCTGGCGAGCCGACCATTATAGTAGCCACAGTGTCATGCATCTATTCTTTAGGTAATCCCAAAGACTGGGAGGAGATGGCAACCACTATCAAGGCAGGTGCGCAAATGAGTAGAAGTGAGCTGATTCGACGCCTAGTCAACGCACGATACGAGCGCAACGACACCACGATTGCGCCTGGAAATTTCCGAGTAAAAGGCGACACGCTGGATGTGATTCCTGCATATTCCCAAGATTTAGTTCGAATATCCATGTTTGGCGACGAGATTGAAAAAATCTCCATACTGGACAATGTATCCCTAAAAGAAAAGCGCAGGACAAATTCAATCAAGATTTTTCCCGCAAAGCACTATCTAATAGCAGATGATGTACGAGCCCGAGCAGTAAAGTCGATTCGAGAAGAACTCAAAATGCGACTGCCAGAATTAAACGAGCTGGAGCAACAGCGACTGGAAATGCGAACCAAGTTTGATTTAGAGATGATCGAGGAGCTCGGCTATTGCTCCGGAATTGAGAATTATTCTCGCCACTTTGATGGAAGGGCTCCAGGCCAGCAAGCCTTTTGTCTTTTGGATTTTTTTGGCAACGACTATCTACTAGTAATAGATGAATCGCATGTAACAATTCCGCAGCTTCATGGAATGTATGGCGGGGACCACACCAGAAAAAAATCCCTAATTGATTACGGATTTAGGTTGCCAAGCGCATTTGACAATCGCCCGCTGAAATTCGAGGAATTTGAAAAATATATCAAAAATACGATTTTTGTTTCTGCAACACCATCTGCATATGAAAAAGAACTATCATACCAAATAGTAGAACAGCTGGTTCGACCAACAGGACTAGTAGACCCGCAAGTAGAGGTCAGGCCTACAAAAAACCAGATGGATGACCTAATATCTGAAATAAAAAAGCGCATTGAAAAAAATCAGCGCGTCCTAGTCACCACCCTGACAAAAAGAATGGCAGAAGACCTGGCAGAATATCTGGCAAAAAAAGAGGTGCGCGTGCGATACCTGCACTCTGAAATCGAAGGACTGCAAAGAACCGAACTAATACGCCAGCTGAGGTTAGGCGACTTTGATGTCCTAGTTGGAATTAACCTGCTCCGAGAGGGCCTGGACATTCCCGAAGTGGCACTAGTTGCAATACTTGATGCCGACAAGGAGGGCTTTTTGCGCAACTTTACCAGTTTGATTCAGACGTTTGGCAGGGCTGCTAGAAACGCAGACGGCTCTGTCATAATGTATGCAGACACTACCACAAAGTCCATGAAGCAGGCAATGGAAGAAACGGCCAGAAGGCGCACAAAACAGCTAGAATACAACAAAATCCACAACATCACGCCGCGGACAATCATCAAGTCCATTCCAGAGCAGGTGGCAGCACTTGATGATCTCAAAAACAAGACCCAGCACGACCTGTCGCGTGAAATAATAGAAATAGAGACCCAGATGAAAAAATATGCAGAAGAATTGGACTTTGAGAATGCGATTGCCTGTCGCGACAGACTGAGGCGAATTCAAGTAGAGTTGGAAAAGAAAAATGCACGATAA